In the Diorhabda sublineata isolate icDioSubl1.1 chromosome 10, icDioSubl1.1, whole genome shotgun sequence genome, TCAGTATCTATCTCTATAGGGATCGTGCGTGAAACATAGAGGCAGCACTACTATCGGAGTGAGCGCCCTCTGGTGTTTCATTGGTGAACATAATGggatcaaaacaaatatttaataacattaaaaaaaaagttacaacaatggaaaaaatactaaaaaatggATTTCAACCTTTAGTCATAATATCATCCATGGCTAGAACGATGAGAAAGgcaaaaaatgattcaaatcaATGCATGTGTACGGTGTTGTTGAAAAAACGGATGAAATTCCGGGGGAAATACAggtttaaaacagtttttttaattgGTTTAGTAACTAAATGGATCCAAAATTAAcgtttatttgttttcaaaataaacttgatttaaaaaatgttaatcactttcttcttcttcttcactaGACGCCTCTTCTGCTTCTTGGAGCCATTCAGCAAATGGTTTAACTTGATTTCTAAACTTAGAAGACTGATCTAGATTATTAAACCAATCTAAGATTACATCTTCAGTTATATAATCTTTATTATACACATGTTGTAAGATTGCTATTATCCACTTTTCATTCACATTTTCGTTTGTTGTTGCAACATCCTAAAAGGGTGAAAGTATGTTACAAAAATGacatgtttattaatatttactaCAATAAATCAAAAGGTTATGATTTTTATCAAACTAACAAGTTTAATAGATCCTTTTAACattaacattctatttttttttcaatttacagaAATTAGATGCTTTATAATAAGAACATAATCATTTTCATTGCCATTATCTATAAGGAAATTTTTCGGTAAAATCAATATCATCATGCCAAGAAAACATGTTTCAAAGATATAGATTAGGTATTACATTGTATTGCAGAAGTAATGTGCATAATCAGAGATCAAGATACTTACAGTGATAAGAAAAGAATTTTGAAACTGCTGGcgtaataaatcattttatattagTCTATTATTAAATTAAGAGCAATTTGGAGAATTATAGGATAATATGGCAATTAATAGGTTAATAAATTCATTGTGCATGTAAAAGTAATAAGTAAGTACCTATTGCGGTGGCAAATTGTGATTATCATTCTGTAAAGAGAAATGGGGATCGTTGTTCTGTTTAGGAAAAGCATacagacatttaaaaaaaaatcaccgaATAAGTAGAAATTGTCTCAGAAGTTTGATTTGATACTGGTTCATTCTAATTTGGGCTATTATGATTTAGTACACCACGTACTTTCCGAATTAACTATGGTATAGTTGGAGTGAAGAGTTAGATCTATGCTTTAAGAGCTTTCTCAATTAAAGCATTTTTTGAGTATGTTTGTATTGACAAATCATCTTTCTCATAGAATCGCCACAAGTTTCTGCTAATCCTATAAAGTGCTATCTGAGGTATGGGTAACCTATAAGGAAGCTAGCATGATTTTACTGAGATATTGTTATGATAGGGAAATTCCATAACTCAACTTCAATGTATAAAGTGAATATACATAAAACAATTATCATTACAAAAAttctggaataaaaattaaaaatattttatgcaagTGCTTtagtttttaagaaatttattaagaaaaacaaaatactgaaactttttaaatttatatgatGTGATTTATGATAACACATATTAAAAAGGCCTCAcggaacaaaaaatttcatgacTAATTATTGGCACTTTGTTTATTTGGAACTTTCTGTGATTTGAGAATATTCTCTCATTTGGATTTgtataaatctataaaaaactctatctccagttttttataacttctttatgtactgaaaaaatatttggatacaTTTTTCTATACATTATTCCAGATCTGATGAGCTGTTGCTCAAATGCAAACTTTATCTTAATTTTCACTGCTTCCAACTCATGAGCTAGAACTACATCCTAAAACATATGAATCAAAATGGAGCAAGTTGCAAAAGCTCTATATATGTAAATTCAATAACAAgtgaaatttgaattgtttaaaaCAATGGAAATCACAGTAAAAAATACCTCAAGTGCTTGTAGACTATCCAACATTGCACTTTCATTACGTAGGTAGTTCTTTAGGACTGGAGCAAAGTATGACAATAAACGGGATAAGTGTGAGAAATATTGCACACCAATAGGCTCCTTCACAGAGATGCAAAGTATAGCTTTTACCACGTTGAAGTTTACCTAAAAAATGAGTAAAGCATTAGAAATTCCTGAAAGAGATGCTTCATATACgaaattttctaaatacaaGTGAATTTATATTCTAATCAGATAGTTGAAGTACCTGTTATCGTTTGCAAGAAGTCATTATTGGTCTGTGCCttgtgtttttttatatctgatttcaaaattcaaaaactcagatacaacaaatataaaaactagaTAGACAATTTTTTACACATAGACAAGACTTCACTTTGTTCGCCAtgattattttttgctttttagtACAGTTATAAACCTTTATAAAGTGTAGTTTATAAaggtttttttgtaatatattatttatgttttagttaatttttaaaCCTTTATAaagtgtattttttaaaaaagttttgttgataatatattattttttactttttagtctTGTAATTGTAttagtaaaattttataaacaatattttaaatacttcCCATGTTCTATTAATTGTTTAGtcataaaatcaaattacatTAAGATAAACCTTAGGGCCTTTCCATATCAGCTAGCGCCTCGTTGTTTCTTTCCCATTAGCTTCAAGCAATACAGCAGTATTTATAATCTATCTATTGAACTTACTACGCTCAAGCTCAACGTATATTGATGAAATCATGAacaaatacataataaatattaccCATTTAATTACCACCAGAGTAGGTAATtatgcaaaatttcaagttgatTCGTTAGTGGGAAGTtagttaaatattgattaaaacatttttaccaTACATACAAACAGTGCGAGTTGAATAAAGTGTGGTGAAAATAGCGATATCaattaatttagaataaaaaaatatattcacctCTTTGACAGTTACATTATATGCATAACGGGATGAATTAATTTCCAGAATCAGATTATCACATAACAGATTATCTTCGAAACCTCTTGTTAGACTATCAATGActtcattaaaaaatactaaaaacaaaTAGTTGATTATTAATATAAACAGTCACTCCGTTTAACTTAAACAATCTccattctaaaaaaaattgataaaacagtaTTCATTAAGAAGCTTTTTTATCAGAACAGCTACGAATATCTAAAAACTGAATTATCgagcaattgaaaaattttgcaataCTCTAAACATTTGTATCATAAATTACTGTTATTTGATTTCACAAGCTTTTCCATTCTCATCACTTTCAACACTCATGTGatcattgtttttttattccatGAATTTTATAGAAtagaactttttaaatatttttcaatcaattgcGCCTTCTAACACACATATAAACTCAAATTACATtccagttttttcttttttggtatAGTTTTTCATGTGCAACTGTACTTAAAGGGTTTCTGATATACACCAAGAGCTATTCTTATGGAGCCACCCCTATACTGCAAGGCAATTTAGATATGTAATTGTAAAGGCTTTAAAAGGgagaaaagaatgttttttattttataagtaatgagtattaaatttcaaaacaatatgtTAAAATAACTTACATTTTGTGTCATCGGGAACAGGTGACTGAGTATAAGACAATTCGTCTTCAGTATCGCTAAAATCATCGAAAACTTCATGTTCCTCATCGCTTTCGACATCGTTAATCCGCAATACATATGTCTTTTTGTACAAAGCTGAGAGTAATACGTCTCTATCGTTTTCAGAAGATAATTTCAGTTGGTATGCTTTATTACccaatttaacaaattcttcaCCTGTAATTTCAGAGAAATGCATTTAACAACCAAGTTAAAGAAGCTAACTAAAAAGCACTTTTTAAATCCTATTTATATAAAGaatacaattaattaaatttatattgaaaaattagtagtgagttctcatttttttattgcttgCACTTCCATTCATtgtactaaattttttcaacttctttcctaaatatttataacagtTCACGAAACTTCAATGTTGCTGGAAGTGAAAATAAATCATATCTCACCATTTTGGGGGATCTCGGCTTGAATCAAACTATTTTCTACTTCCACCCCGTTTTCTGTTACAACACCTTTTCCTATAATACTTCCTGCAAATATTCTGCTATTAGCTTTTATTACACATTCTGGGCCAATTACACTATGAAGAATAGAAACGTTGTCTTCTATTTTGGTATcagaaaatatgaaacaattaTTCAGTGTTAcatttttaccaattttcacATTTGGGCCTAAAATAGATTTATTAACATTCGATGATTCTGTAACCTGAGTCCCAGCTCCGATAACAACaccatttttgaaaatcttgttCCTAAAAAGATCTTTGAAAATATAGAGCGCCCGTTACATTaatctaattgaaattttatagatGATAATAAGAAACACATGGTTCCAACACAAAAATATGCACAAGTACACAAGGGAAGTGAAGGGCAGAGAGGAAAATCATAAGTGCAATATgcaaaacaaatactaataCAAAACTGACTCCAAATAAAGGAAGAAAATACATACAAAAGTTATATCTAgcaaacaatataaaactatgaaaaagTAAAATACATGGTAGCCAAAGCAAAGAAAACGAGATGGACAGGTAACAAACTGGACAAACTGGAACGTAACAGcaaaggaaaacaaaaattgttttacaaaataattaaatctttAAGAAAAGGTAATAAACAAGAAGTCGTATTTTAAGCAACTACTgatggaaacagaaaataataatttacaaaataaagaaattaataacataaataataaataggaCCACGATAAAAACGAAGAAGTGATAATGAAAGAAGTAGTTAGAGAAGTGATCAAATGGCTTAAAAATGGATGCTACAAAACAACACCTGAAATGTTAAAAGCATGGGAATGGGAGGCTTACGacatattcacaaaaatatacaTTACTTGGAATATGGCAAAGAAACCAAAAGGTTGGAAGAAGCGTTGTTACTACTAATTTCTAAGTCTTTAAGTCAGGAGTTAGCAATCAATGAAAGAACTACAGAGGAATAACTTTACTGAGAACATCGATGGAAGTGTAACGAAACCAAAAGTAGAACACAATAAATGATGCGCAAGGAAGAAACTGAAAACTATAAGCATATATTGGTGATTATGAACAATACATTCAATACAAATGAAACATATAGTAAAAGAACACCTCCAAAAATATAAGCTGTGATTAACTTGTAAATTTTATGTACATGGGATAAAATAAAGTATGGCAACTGAGTTGGAATGTCTGGAATCAGTGGTGACACACTTAGCAGACTATTTGTACCACTAAACCAACAATAACAATTAAACTGTTGCACATtttcatcttcagagactgaatgtGAACAAAATTGTCAGTGTTGATGGTAGTgaacagtatgttcagtataGTATGACAATTCACGTCAACATATTGGATGGAATATAGCAAACATTTTTAGAATACTTGAACCAcagaataataaagaaaaacaagagTATTAAGGTATTAAAGAACAAACGTTCCAAAAAATCAGATCGTgagtcaaatatatttttacatgtAACTTACTTTTTTCGAGGTTGGTCCAGGGGATGTatccattttctcattaattcTTTGCTGAAAATTGTAATTACAGTTTAATTATGGAATTAGACAAAATAGTAGAAAagaactcaaaaaaatattatttttttgttaacttttactaacgaatttctaaatttgtccaAACacagataaatatttcaaaagaaataataatattataatacctAATTGCTTGATACATTTTCCAGGAAGAAATAGCTCCTCCAAAATCACTACCTTGTAAAATGTGAGTGTAAATTGTTCCttccaaaatttcttcattCATTAACAATCCTCTTATCAAATCATCCTTggtttgaaaatcaaaattatcagaATATAATGGAAGAACAGATGGAGAACATATAGCAATCCGAGTATCTTTTAAGTTATGTAGAAGGTTTACAGTTGAAttctccaaaaatatttcctgaaataaatattttgaacagtTCACTATTCAACTTTATAcatgaattatatttatattataactaACTAATTTTAATTGTTGTGTTAAGattactaatatattattaGGTACAGTATTACAATCATATCAGTGACTAGATTTATTATCCCTGTTTATTTACAACACCACGCCATAGGAAAGAGTATCATCCACATTTTACGTACTAGAAAATAAAGGCAACTAACGAGTCTTATTCTTTCAACATTAATGTCGAGCCTTGtaacatttttaaaagattatttctTACTAATCTTAGAAACATGTTTGGAATCTATAAGTAAGATTGGAATCAACATAATCAATCACAttctaaaaaatagaaatattcaagTTCTATTTGTTTTATGCCGtaaaaataatactaattaaattgaaaattttatgaataaatctTAATATCTGTTCTGGTTCCTGCCATCCTGAACCTACTAATAATGTAATATTATGAGACGAAAAAGttcttcaaaattgaaaaattaatgtgaaaaaatataacaacactttgataaatgaaaaatttctgaaacatagttttcaaaaacttaCAATAGGAAACTCTACTTTTCTGGTGTGGGATTTACCAAGTTGTTTGAAAAGCAGAATTCTATTGTGACAATCTGTAGCCAATAGAATATCTTCACTTGATTGCCATCCAATGTGACCAATTCcaaattcttgtaaaattatTGTCATAGCCGCATATTTGTCCTTCTTTACAGTTTCTCTgtaattaatagttattttataatcTGTGAATcaccaatatttattattttttcaccttAATCAAGTAACACAGCAGGATTACACCTAACctaaacaaatcaaatatttattgcatATTGTTTAAAAAGCAAGTGTTCAGTGTTCAGTTTTTCCTCCAAACAAAGTATATCAAAATTGCCAAAAAGTACCAACTTGATGAACAGACAGCCACAAACATTGGTACGGAAAATAAATGGGAGACCATTATAAACAAACAATGTTTAAGAAGTCCAGAGGAGATCAAATCCAGGAAACAAACAAGAATGAGTGATTACTGGCTGTAAAAACCACttgaaacaaaaacatgaaaTGATCAACAAAACAATCCAAACTTAATCAATTACAGCAAAACTATATCCAGTGctgagaaagaaaataattttacaaccACAAACTCAATGCTATTTGATACAGCAAACTAAATCAGTTGTAACATTGGACACTCACGAGAGTGATACTCCACAAGTCTTCAAATGCTAATTGCTAACTTGGCAGATTgcagttacaaaaaaatgatgtcTGCATTggttaacaataaaaatgtattctttCTTCATGTACTTGCTGAATACATTTTAGGCAAATATCAACTCTAATAAAGcttgcaaatttatttttaaatgtttttcacaaCATAGTTTCTTAGTTCAATCCAAATATGATCTATTAGCTTCGAGAGAAGTTTTAGTGGGAAACTTAAAGGAATGAGATATCAAATCAATTTGCATTGTAACCATcaacatattttctataaacgGTGGTTCTATATTAAACGATACATTGGAttgtaatttcaattataaaaagtCCAATAAAACCAATTTCTCAAAACTAATTTAGGTTACCTCCATAAACATAATGGAAGCAGTGGAGTCTTGAATTCAAAAGATAACTAAAAATTGCTAATTTTATTGTCAAGCCACTAGTCACTTGAGTTTTTGGTCACTAAAATACTTCCTGTCTGTTCACATTTACCTTACTCCACAGATTTAGAAGAATACGACTTTTGacttccaaaaataaaatacataccAAAAGGGAAATGTTTTGACAACATTCTTGACATTAAAAAGACTATAGCAGAGCAAATTTTTCCTGTCATGGTTTAAAGATTGGAATAATTGCATTGCTAGCCATAGGAAACTAATCCAAATTTTGTAATGTTTCTAcatagttttcaataaaataattcatcacatttttttatcacaattcatttataatttataatcaaatcaaatttcttttaaattcaagTCGTTATTATCATGCTCAATTTAACTAAAATTGAAGTCCTTGTAATAGATTTTCTGTATATGGACTATTAGAGAGTATTTACCTGTGCTTCTCTAAAAGTGGTAGTAGTGGTATGTTGGATATTACTCCAGGTTCCAATAAAACGAAATCTCCACGAATCAATCCTTTTGCATCCAAATCTCTAAGACAATCACCAAAAGACTGGCATGATTCTGATACAATCACATTAACTTTCATAGTTAATATCCAACCATCTCTATTATTTATACACTTGCTGAAATAAATCACAATGTAAAATACAATTGTTACATCTTAATGATCTATAAAGGGATTGTAATAAGTTTATTTAAGCTTTTTTAAAACTTAgaacagaatgccaaatgaaaaTTACCATTTAAGCTTGTAACAGTATCAGGAAATAACTAAAATAGTGAAACACTTTTTTTGGTATTGTCATTAAATGATGTAAGGACCTTTTTATTCCTCCATCAATTAATATTTGCTTAATCTTGATAGTTTTCTTAACTAACTTCAACACTACTTTTGATTTTGTTATGGTTCACAAATGCTACTTTGTGCGGAGAAAACATTTGATATTTCTCTCTGTGACGGGTAATAAAATACCatcttaattattaattattattaattaatttataatagttgaaaatttgcTAACATTCTCTTAAATTCATTGATTCATCTTacccaaaaattgatattaaattactAAACTCCGAAGATTGGTATTTTTTAAGAAGCGGTTGTTTGAGATAACTTAAGAATTATATCAATAGTTGCATTCTGCTTGTAGGAAGTGGGTGGTTTAAGATAAGaaataacatttaataaaatgtaatttcatttctattatttgtGATATAAGTACAGTATTATAACCTAATTTAGCAATCAGATTGTTGTTTCTttaatattagtaaatattattatatggatccatattattttttattatcattaattagtTGATTGATGTTTATTATTTGCTGTGATTCAATGAGTAATTTTTTGCGATGGAACTATTTGGATGATTTCAGAATTATGGGAAAATTCAAAGAGGTAGAAAATATTCGTCCcatcaaaaaatttacatttcatAAAGCTCTGGTCAATCTGTTGGAGACAATATAAACATAACTTGGTAATATTTCAATGCCAAATAGATAGCAAATAAAATgttcaattcaaataattcaggCTATCTGCTCAAGTGGAttagaaataaatgtttcttaaaaataactcatcaatatatttttgaaacagaacACCCCatataaattttctgttttttataatctattaaGTTACAAATTCAAATCACACACAATTCTACATTCAATAGTCTCAAAATTAGAGTTGTtcacaattaaaattattaaattagtatttctgttgagaaaaaagtctgtgaaattaaaaataagtcTTATTCTTATGAAGTAAAGGTAATACAAGAACTATCTGAAGATAATCATGAcccaaaatgaaattttgtgaaacCAGTTCTTGGAATAAGAAATGCAGTTGGTAAGAATTATGAGAAATTTGGTTTCAGCAAAATGGTGCATCACCACAACTCATTGTTgctatatgaaattatttaaatgatgtTAACTAAGACAAATGAATTGGTACAATAGAGTGGTAGAATATATTTACACACCTTTTCACTATCATCCCAATTTAAGAAACTAATTGGTTGTTTAGCATAACTTATATATGTTGAACTATTATGAGTAAAGAAAGTAATGGGAATTTAAAAACGTTACTTTTAACACAAGAAACAAACAGATAACATACTTGCTACTTTTGACATAGTTTGCATACAAATACAAGCCAAGAGAACTCTTAGTCCATATTACAAATAGTTACCTACTAAGTCAAGAAATTCTAATTAGAGGGTAAGCAGCCACAATATTATGAATccaaaaaaaccatttttcatgTCAATGAATCCTTATCTAAATATTGTTCTATATATCTAGTGCAATTCTCACCTAATATGTTGTTTAATTTCTTCAGCATGACTACAACAGAATAAAAACACTTCTTCTATTCCCCCAAGACATAAGAATTCTAAAGTATAGTCGATTAGCGGTTTGTTTAAAACTGGTAATAGGGCCTAAAagttaatttaacaaataagttgataaatatatgttatctatttatatgtatatcgtatgtgaaattataaaataattaaaaaaacgttAACCTAATCTTACGTATTACTGAAATGGTTTAAATACATGTCAATAATACAACTAAGACAGTatcaattataaatacaaatactAACATGAGGAACAGCATTTGTTATAGGTAAGAACTCATCTGAAAATGTATCGGCTACCACTACTGCTTgagttgttttttctttctgaatttcttttttattgctcATTTTTTGgaagaatattaatttttcaatcctAGAACAACgtaactttatttatattatacttCTTCCAACATAAAGGTTATCTATGGCTTCTACACGAAGCTTCTTGGCCTCCACCTTGACAATAATTGGACAACCTATATTTACTATTACACATATAATATCTGATTACAAAATAGTACATGTACAAATTAGACAAGTAAACTCAAACTATCTTgtattctaaaaaattttaaaaatttgtagaaatttattttgtgcTGCATAGAGAGCAACAAGTTTGGTATTTTCAGTTTAAGAGTTTTTCATACAAATGAAACTATGGTAATATATTTATCGGGCAGAAAAATAAGTTACGCTGGAAAACATTGAATTACCCACATATAACACATATGTTTAGCCTTATTTATCAGTATATGGTTAAAAgcttaattatattatttttaaataggaGGAACAGATCTGCCCTTTAAACATTAAATAGTT is a window encoding:
- the LOC130449306 gene encoding translation initiation factor eIF-2B subunit epsilon, coding for MSNKKEIQKEKTTQAVVVADTFSDEFLPITNAVPHALLPVLNKPLIDYTLEFLCLGGIEEVFLFCCSHAEEIKQHISKCINNRDGWILTMKVNVIVSESCQSFGDCLRDLDAKGLIRGDFVLLEPGVISNIPLLPLLEKHRETVKKDKYAAMTIILQEFGIGHIGWQSSEDILLATDCHNRILLFKQLGKSHTRKVEFPIEIFLENSTVNLLHNLKDTRIAICSPSVLPLYSDNFDFQTKDDLIRGLLMNEEILEGTIYTHILQGSDFGGAISSWKMYQAISKELMRKWIHPLDQPRKKNKIFKNGVVIGAGTQVTESSNVNKSILGPNVKIGKNVTLNNCFIFSDTKIEDNVSILHSVIGPECVIKANSRIFAGSIIGKGVVTENGVEVENSLIQAEIPQNGEEFVKLGNKAYQLKLSSENDRDVLLSALYKKTYVLRINDVESDEEHEVFDDFSDTEDELSYTQSPVPDDTKLFFNEVIDSLTRGFEDNLLCDNLILEINSSRYAYNVTVKEVNFNVVKAILCISVKEPIGVQYFSHLSRLLSYFAPVLKNYLRNESAMLDSLQALEDVATTNENVNEKWIIAILQHVYNKDYITEDVILDWFNNLDQSSKFRNQVKPFAEWLQEAEEASSEEEEESD